Proteins found in one Ovis aries strain OAR_USU_Benz2616 breed Rambouillet chromosome 19, ARS-UI_Ramb_v3.0, whole genome shotgun sequence genomic segment:
- the ACOX2 gene encoding peroxisomal acyl-coenzyme A oxidase 2, whose amino-acid sequence MVGSPVHRVSAEDAWSRSMHPDIESERHSQSFNVEELTNILDGGAQNTALRRKVESIIHSEPELSLKNNYFMTQNERYEAAIKKKFHILMLAQRLGWSEGSRELQYASRTVSGDLGFAIHHIFQKTIQTLGSEEQIAKWDPLCSKFQILGTYAQTEMGHGTYLQGLETEATYDAATQEFVVHSPTMTAIKWWPGDLGRSATHALVQAQLICSGARHGMHAFIVPIRSLDDHSPLPGITTGDIGPKMDFDHTDNGFLKLDHVRIPRENMLNRFAQVLPDGTYVKLGVPKSNYLSMVAVRVDMLLGEVLPLLQKACTIAVRYAVVRRQSRLRPSDPEAKVLDYQTQQQKLFPPLAMAYAFHFVANNLLEFFRHSYSSILDGDFALLPELHALSAGLKAMLSDFCTQAVEQCRRACGGHGYSKLSGLPSLLTRVTASCTYEGENTVLYLQTARFLIKSYLNTQKSPGSASKGSLPQSVTYLTAPEVARCPARTAADFLHPKLYTTAWAHVAVRLIKDSVHHLQTLRQAGADEHDAWNQTTVIHVQAAKAHLYYVTVKIFTEALEKLESQPAIQQVLKRLCDLYALHGILTNSGDFLHDGFLSGAQTDMARKAYLDLLPLIRKDAILLTDAFDFTDQCLNSALGCYDGHAYERLFQWAQKSPTNTEGNPAYEKYIRPLLQGRRARL is encoded by the exons ATGGTGGGCAGCCCAGTGCACCGAGTGTCAGCGGAGGACGCCTGGAGCAGAAGCATGCATCCTGACATAGAGAGCGAGAGGCACTCGCAGTCCTTCAACGTGGAGGAGCTCACCAACATCCTTGACGGAGGCGCCCAGAACACTGCACTCCGGAGGAAAGTGG AAAGCATCATCCACAGTGAACCAGAGCTTAGCCTGAAGAATAATTATTTCATGACCCAGAATGAACGTTACGAAGCCGCCATTAAGAAGAAATTCCACATCCTCATGCTAGCACAGCGCCTGGGCTGGTCCGAAGGCAGTCGTGAATTACAATACGCTTCCAG AACTGTTTCTGGAGATCTGGGCTTCGCGATACACCACATCTTCCAGAAAACCATACAGACCCTGGGCTCAGAGGAGCAGATTGCAAAGTGGGACCCACTCTGCAGCAAGTTCCAGATCCTGGGGACATACGCCCAGACGGAAATGGGgcatg GGACGTATCTTCAGGGCCTGGAGACCGAAGCCACCTACGATGCAGCCACCCAGGAGTTTGTGGTGCACAGCCCCACGATGACGGCCATCAAATGGTGGCCTGGGGACT TGGGACGGTCAGCCACCCATGCCCTGGTCCAGGCCCAGCTGATCTGCTCCGGAGCCCGGCACGGCATGCATGCCTTTATTGTCCCCATCCGGAGTCTTGACGACCACAGCCCGCTGCCAG GGATCACCACTGGGGACATTGGGCCCAAGATGGACTTCGATCACACGGATAACGGCTTCCTAAAACTGGACCACGTGCGCATCCCCAGGGAGAACATGCTGAATCGCTTCGCACAG GTCCTGCCAGATGGCACCTATGTCAAGCTGGGAGTGCCGAAGAGCAACTATCTCAGCATGGTGGCGGTGCGTGTGGACATGCTGCTGGGTGAGGTCCTCCCGCTGCTGCAGAAGGCCTGCACCATTGCCGTCCGCTACGCCGTCGTCCGCCGCCAGTCCCGCCTCCGGCCCAG CGACCCAGAGGCGAAGGTCCTAGATTACCAGACCCAGCAGCAGAAACTCTTTCCTCCGCTGGCTATGGCCTATGCATTCCACTTTGTGGCCAACAACCTCCTGGAGTTCTTCCGCCATTCCTACAGCTCCATTTTGGACGGAGACTTCGCACTCCTGCCTGAG CTTCACGCGCTGAGCGCAGGTCTGAAGGCCATGCTGTCGGACTTCTGCACCCAAGCGGTTGAGCAGTGCCGCAGAGCCTGCGGTGGACATGGCTACTCAAAGCTGAGCGGCCTGCCCTCCCTGCTCACCAGAGTGACAGCCTCCTGTACTTATGAGGGCGAGAACACAGTACTCTACCTGCAGACAGCCAG GTTTCTGATAAAGAGCTACCTGAACACTCAGAAGTCCCCAGGATCTGCATCGAAGGGGTCTCTCCCTCAGTCTGTCACATACCTGACCGCACCCGAAGTGGCCAGGTGTCCAGCCCGAACAGCAGCCGACTTCCTCCACCCCAAGCTCTACACCACGGCCTGGGCACATGTGGCAGTCAG GCTCATAAAGGACTCGGTGCACCACTTACAGACGCTGAGGCAAGCCGGCGCCGATGAGCACGATGCGTGGAACCAGACCACTGTCATCCATGTCCAGGCCGCTAAG GCACACCTCTACTATGTCACTGTGAAGATTTTCACAGAAGCTCTGGAGAAACTGGAAAGCCAGCCAGCGATTCAGCAGGTGCTCAAACGCCTCTGTGACCTCTATGCCCTACACGGCATCCTGACAAACTCGGGCGACTTCCTCCATGACGGCTTCCTGTCTGGAGCCCAAACAGACATGGCGAGGAAAGCCTACCTGGACCTGCTCCCCCTCATCCG